The proteins below are encoded in one region of Clostridium estertheticum:
- a CDS encoding DUF896 domain-containing protein — protein sequence MNTDELTNRINYLYKKSKEEKLTDEEILEQKELRQKYIDNVKRNFRAQLDTIKKV from the coding sequence ATTAATACAGATGAATTAACTAACAGGATAAATTATCTTTATAAGAAAAGTAAAGAAGAAAAGCTTACGGATGAAGAAATATTAGAGCAAAAAGAATTAAGACAAAAGTATATTGATAATGTTAAAAGAAATTTCCGTGCGCAACTAGATACAATTAAAAAAGTATAA
- the pabB gene encoding aminodeoxychorismate synthase component I, producing the protein MKLTIEKVHTKLDGFDIYSLFKENLDTILLDSVRDKETLGRYSFIGVNCFFKFKSKNGMCNTFGEAYAGNTFEELNKILKEYHIENNTELPFVAGGMGYFSYDLGRELEELPNIAKEDIDIPHCCYNFYDNIIIIDNLKKNTYISALGILKSQKDSIYDIKGRIQNGNKVRYEKVGDIKNEFISDFQKSQYINTLSKVRSYIKSGDIYITNLSQRYSCSIKRNAYEIYKDLRHINPAPFAAFMNFEDFNIICSSPERFLSIKDRMVETRPIKGTMPRGKDVDEDNRNKNILINSEKDKAELLNVVDLERNDLSKVCKPNSVKVTQLFKLEEYSTVFHLVSTVVGKLKEEVGPIECIKACFPGGSITGTPKIRSMEIIEELEPVRRNIYTGALGYLGFDGNVDLNIVIRTILIKGNKAYFGVGGGITWDSNEESEYDETLDKARALMRVL; encoded by the coding sequence ATGAAACTGACAATTGAAAAAGTACACACTAAACTTGATGGTTTTGATATATATTCTTTATTTAAAGAAAATCTTGATACTATATTATTAGATAGTGTTAGGGATAAAGAAACATTAGGAAGATATTCTTTTATAGGAGTTAATTGTTTTTTTAAATTTAAAAGTAAAAATGGTATGTGTAATACTTTTGGTGAAGCATATGCAGGGAATACATTTGAAGAGCTAAATAAGATTCTAAAAGAGTATCATATAGAAAACAATACAGAATTACCATTTGTGGCTGGTGGTATGGGATATTTTTCATATGACCTAGGCAGGGAACTTGAAGAGTTACCGAATATAGCAAAGGAAGATATAGATATACCTCATTGCTGTTATAACTTTTATGATAATATAATTATTATAGATAATCTTAAAAAAAACACTTATATATCTGCACTAGGAATACTTAAATCTCAGAAAGACAGTATTTACGATATAAAAGGCCGTATACAAAATGGTAATAAAGTTAGATATGAAAAAGTGGGAGACATAAAGAATGAATTTATTTCGGATTTTCAAAAAAGTCAGTACATTAATACTCTATCAAAGGTAAGATCTTATATAAAAAGTGGAGACATATATATTACAAATTTATCACAAAGGTATAGTTGCAGCATAAAGCGAAACGCATATGAAATATATAAAGATTTAAGACATATAAATCCGGCACCATTTGCTGCTTTTATGAATTTTGAGGACTTTAATATAATATGTTCTTCCCCAGAAAGATTTCTAAGCATAAAGGATAGAATGGTAGAAACTAGACCTATAAAGGGAACTATGCCAAGGGGTAAAGATGTAGATGAGGACAACAGAAATAAAAATATATTAATAAATAGTGAAAAGGATAAAGCTGAACTTTTAAATGTTGTTGATTTAGAAAGAAACGATTTAAGCAAAGTTTGCAAACCAAATTCAGTTAAAGTAACACAGCTTTTTAAATTAGAGGAGTATAGTACAGTCTTTCATTTGGTATCTACAGTCGTAGGTAAATTAAAAGAGGAAGTAGGTCCAATCGAATGCATTAAGGCATGTTTTCCCGGAGGCTCCATAACTGGTACCCCCAAAATACGTTCCATGGAAATTATCGAGGAATTAGAACCTGTGCGGAGAAATATATATACGGGCGCTCTTGGATATTTGGGATTTGACGGGAATGTAGATTTGAATATAGTTATTAGAACAATTTTAATAAAGGGAAATAAAGCCTATTTCGGAGTAGGTGGAGGTATAACTTGGGATTCTAATGAAGAATCAGAATATGATGAAACTCTAGATAAGGCGAGGGCATTAATGAGAGTCCTATAA
- a CDS encoding anthranilate synthase component II has protein sequence MFLMIDNYDSFVYNLVRYFEELGEKVLVYRNDKITLADIKRIKPEGIIISPGPKSPEYAGKCMEIVEKFKGHIPILGICLGHQVIAKVFGGKIVPGREPVHGKVSVIKHSGKYIFKDIKSPMKVTRYHSLIVERDSLPEVLEITSETDDGVIMGIRHKNYFIEGLQFHPEAELTQYGHEILENFIKEVRSQNKLVKG, from the coding sequence ATGTTTTTAATGATAGATAATTATGATTCATTTGTATATAACCTAGTTAGATATTTTGAAGAATTAGGTGAGAAGGTATTGGTATATAGAAATGATAAGATTACCTTAGCAGATATAAAGAGAATTAAACCAGAAGGAATAATTATTTCGCCAGGCCCAAAATCTCCAGAATATGCAGGGAAATGCATGGAGATAGTAGAAAAATTTAAAGGGCACATACCTATTTTGGGGATATGTTTAGGCCATCAGGTTATTGCTAAGGTGTTTGGTGGCAAAATCGTGCCTGGACGTGAACCTGTGCATGGGAAGGTATCTGTAATTAAACATAGTGGAAAATATATTTTTAAAGATATAAAGAGTCCAATGAAGGTTACAAGGTACCATTCATTAATAGTGGAAAGAGATTCGTTACCTGAGGTATTAGAAATTACTAGTGAAACTGATGATGGAGTTATAATGGGAATAAGACATAAAAATTATTTTATAGAAGGATTACAATTTCACCCAGAAGCTGAGCTTACGCAGTATGGACATGAAATTCTTGAAAATTTTATTAAGGAAGTTAGAAGTCAAAACAAATTAGTTAAAGGTTAA
- a CDS encoding aminopeptidase, whose amino-acid sequence MSDVKSLEKTYEVAWDKYNKNDLEKVFTLSDNYIDFMSKCKTERECVTEFITLAKKNGYKNIDTYINEGTKLKAGDKVYASSMGKTLALFLIGSEPIEKGFKILGAHIDSPRLDLKPNPLYEDSDLALVKTHYYGGVKKYQWVTLPLAIHGVVVKKDGTVVNVVIGEDEKEPVVGISDLLIHLSADQMKKTLDKAIEGEDLNVFMGSIPIKDKDAKNRVKLNILKLLNNKYGIDEEDFVSSELEVVPAGRARNYGLDSSMVMAYGHDDRVCAYTSYEALMNMKQTDKTCIVLLVDKEEVGSIGATGMQSKFFENTVAEVVNLLGKYSELKVRRALANSKMLSSDVTAAYDPTFPSVMEKRNSAYFGKGIVLNKYTGARGKSGCNDANPEFIAELRGIMEKHNITWQTSELGKVDQGGGGTIAYILAEYGMQVIDSGVALHNMHAPWEIASKADIYEACRAYEAFLIEA is encoded by the coding sequence ATGTCAGATGTTAAAAGTTTAGAAAAAACATATGAAGTAGCTTGGGACAAATATAATAAAAATGATCTCGAAAAAGTATTTACATTATCGGATAATTATATAGATTTTATGTCAAAATGCAAAACTGAAAGAGAATGTGTAACAGAGTTTATTACACTTGCTAAAAAAAATGGTTATAAAAATATTGATACTTATATAAACGAGGGTACTAAATTAAAAGCTGGTGATAAAGTTTATGCAAGTAGCATGGGAAAAACTTTAGCATTATTTTTAATCGGGTCTGAGCCTATTGAAAAGGGTTTTAAAATTTTAGGTGCTCATATTGACTCACCAAGACTTGATTTAAAACCCAATCCACTATATGAGGATTCAGATTTAGCATTAGTTAAAACACATTACTACGGTGGTGTTAAAAAATACCAATGGGTTACCTTGCCTCTTGCTATACATGGTGTTGTAGTTAAGAAAGACGGAACAGTGGTAAATGTAGTAATAGGAGAAGATGAAAAAGAACCAGTAGTTGGAATTTCGGATCTTCTAATTCACTTATCTGCAGATCAAATGAAAAAAACTTTAGATAAAGCTATTGAAGGCGAAGATTTGAATGTATTTATGGGAAGTATACCAATAAAGGATAAAGATGCTAAAAATAGAGTAAAGTTAAATATTTTAAAACTTTTAAATAATAAATATGGTATAGATGAAGAAGACTTTGTATCATCAGAATTAGAAGTAGTACCTGCAGGTCGGGCTAGGAATTATGGCCTAGATAGCAGTATGGTTATGGCTTATGGACATGATGATAGAGTTTGTGCATATACTTCATATGAAGCATTAATGAACATGAAGCAAACAGACAAAACATGTATAGTTTTACTTGTTGATAAAGAAGAAGTTGGAAGTATTGGCGCAACTGGAATGCAATCAAAATTCTTTGAAAACACAGTAGCTGAAGTTGTTAATTTACTCGGGAAATACAGTGAGTTAAAAGTAAGAAGGGCACTTGCGAATTCAAAAATGTTGTCTTCAGACGTAACTGCTGCATATGACCCAACGTTTCCATCAGTTATGGAGAAACGTAATTCTGCATATTTTGGCAAAGGTATAGTTTTAAACAAATATACTGGAGCTCGTGGAAAAAGCGGATGCAATGATGCAAATCCAGAATTTATTGCAGAGCTTAGAGGCATAATGGAAAAACATAATATAACATGGCAGACATCAGAACTTGGAAAAGTAGACCAAGGCGGTGGAGGTACTATAGCTTATATATTAGCTGAGTATGGTATGCAGGTTATTGATTCAGGAGTTGCTCTTCATAATATGCATGCACCATGGGAAATTGCAAGTAAAGCAGATATCTATGAAGCATGTAGAGCTTACGAAGCATTTTTAATAGAAGCTTAG
- a CDS encoding HD domain-containing protein: MGIINNSLIDDKVDLIIKNNIFQYNLRKIEDLEKNRKYCKHDMQHLLDVARIMYIISLENDFNIPKYIIYTTALLHDIGRGEQYENGTAHNIASVLIAKEILNQCEYGDKQIDEILEAIGNHRNDTESFEGLSNLLYKCDKLSRDCVHCEASEGCKWPLDKRNFKINY; the protein is encoded by the coding sequence GTGGGAATCATAAATAACAGTTTAATAGATGACAAAGTAGATCTTATTATAAAAAATAATATATTTCAGTATAACTTAAGGAAAATAGAAGACTTAGAAAAAAACAGAAAATACTGCAAACATGATATGCAACACTTATTAGATGTGGCAAGAATTATGTATATAATTAGTTTGGAAAATGATTTTAATATACCCAAATACATAATTTATACAACTGCACTTTTGCATGATATAGGTAGGGGAGAACAATATGAAAATGGGACAGCCCATAATATTGCGAGTGTACTAATTGCTAAAGAAATACTGAACCAGTGTGAATATGGTGATAAGCAAATAGATGAAATTTTAGAAGCTATAGGAAACCATAGAAATGACACCGAAAGCTTTGAGGGTTTGAGTAATTTATTATATAAATGTGATAAACTTTCAAGAGATTGTGTCCATTGTGAGGCAAGCGAGGGATGTAAATGGCCTTTGGACAAGAGGAATTTTAAGATAAATTATTAG
- the folP gene encoding dihydropteroate synthase, which produces MIIGNKDFEIGKRTYIMGILNVTPDSFSDGGRFNEISAAINRAKIMVAEGVDIIDIGGESTRPGHEDVSEEEEIKRVVPIIRELKKQLDIPISVDTYKGKVAELAIKAGADMINDIWGFKMDPYIAVVAAKYNVPCCLMHNRDNKNYKNLMQDIINDLGESIIIALDAGVRRENIILDPGIGFAKSYEDNLKTMNNLEKLKSLGYPVLLGTSRKSMLGIEQGLDTSERLEGTLATTTIGIMKGCEFIRVHDIKENKRVCVLTDVICKS; this is translated from the coding sequence ATGATAATAGGGAATAAAGATTTTGAAATAGGTAAAAGGACTTACATAATGGGGATTTTAAATGTTACTCCTGATTCGTTTTCAGATGGGGGTAGATTTAATGAGATCAGCGCAGCTATAAACCGTGCTAAGATAATGGTTGCAGAGGGAGTAGATATTATTGATATTGGTGGAGAATCTACAAGGCCTGGTCATGAAGATGTTAGCGAGGAAGAAGAAATTAAAAGAGTAGTCCCTATTATAAGGGAATTAAAGAAGCAGCTAGATATTCCTATTTCTGTGGACACATACAAAGGGAAAGTTGCAGAGCTCGCAATAAAGGCTGGGGCAGACATGATTAATGATATATGGGGGTTTAAGATGGACCCATATATTGCGGTAGTTGCTGCCAAGTATAATGTACCTTGCTGCTTAATGCACAATCGTGATAATAAAAACTATAAAAATTTAATGCAAGATATAATAAATGATTTAGGTGAAAGTATAATTATTGCTCTAGATGCTGGAGTAAGGAGAGAAAATATTATTTTAGATCCAGGTATTGGTTTTGCTAAAAGTTATGAGGATAATTTAAAAACAATGAATAACCTAGAAAAGTTAAAAAGCTTAGGGTATCCAGTGCTCCTTGGAACATCAAGAAAATCTATGTTAGGAATTGAGCAGGGACTAGATACTAGCGAAAGGCTTGAGGGAACACTTGCAACTACAACTATAGGGATAATGAAGGGCTGCGAATTTATAAGAGTACATGATATAAAAGAGAATAAAAGGGTTTGTGTTTTAACAGATGTTATATGTAAAAGTTAG
- the hprK gene encoding HPr(Ser) kinase/phosphatase, with the protein MAVTIEELIEHFSLEVLVEGGKGKLINVSDINRPGLQIAGFYEYFGNKRVQLIGMAEWSFLDCMEEDLRQKRLNKYFKLETPCVILTRDLQPHKELIKAAEENGQWLLRTKSISTRFSSKLTNYLDAELAPETRLHGVLLDVYGIGILVTGESGIGKSECALELIKRGHRLIADDAVDIKEVDGVLLGRCPYITSGMLEVRGMGIIDIPAIYGMSSVLNTKTISLLISLTQWNESEEYDRLGIDNQFMDILSVNLRKITLPVRPGRNIAVIIEAAAANYIYSLNSKITPVETINMRIEEVTKARVD; encoded by the coding sequence TTGGCTGTTACCATAGAGGAGCTAATAGAACATTTTAGTTTAGAAGTTTTGGTAGAGGGTGGTAAGGGAAAGTTAATTAATGTTAGTGATATTAATAGACCAGGATTACAAATTGCCGGCTTTTATGAATATTTTGGTAATAAAAGGGTGCAACTAATAGGCATGGCAGAGTGGAGTTTTTTAGATTGTATGGAAGAGGACCTTAGGCAGAAACGATTAAATAAATATTTCAAATTGGAAACGCCTTGTGTTATATTGACTAGAGATTTGCAGCCGCATAAGGAACTCATTAAGGCGGCAGAGGAAAATGGTCAATGGCTTTTACGAACAAAATCAATTTCTACAAGATTTAGTAGTAAACTTACTAATTACCTAGATGCAGAGTTAGCGCCAGAAACAAGGCTTCATGGTGTCCTATTAGATGTTTATGGTATAGGAATATTAGTAACTGGGGAAAGTGGAATTGGTAAAAGTGAATGTGCTTTAGAATTAATAAAGAGAGGCCATAGGTTGATTGCAGATGATGCAGTAGACATAAAAGAAGTTGATGGTGTGTTACTAGGAAGATGCCCTTACATAACCTCTGGAATGCTTGAAGTAAGAGGTATGGGAATAATAGATATTCCAGCAATTTATGGAATGAGTTCAGTTTTAAATACTAAGACTATTAGTTTACTTATTTCGCTTACTCAGTGGAACGAGAGCGAGGAATATGATAGGCTTGGTATTGATAATCAATTTATGGATATACTAAGTGTGAATTTAAGGAAAATAACGTTGCCAGTTAGGCCGGGGAGAAATATAGCAGTTATTATTGAAGCTGCCGCAGCCAATTATATATATAGCTTAAATTCTAAGATAACCCCTGTGGAAACTATAAATATGAGAATAGAGGAAGTAACTAAAGCACGTGTTGATTAA
- a CDS encoding PHP domain-containing protein, whose product MYNRGDFHLHTNASDGKLSPKELIHEASLNGLDIIAITDHDTTLNVEEGIREGINNNIRVIPGIELSTVHNNESIHILGYFKDDEYKNLDFQNFLKDIDDFRVFRGRKIVENLDLFFKIKLDYQKVLDQAKGVIARPHIAKAIIDAGYKYDWNYIFDTFLSNDSPAYVHIKRIPTADGISLLKKVNALVVLAHPVLIKKTSIDEMLGFDFDGIEAVYPVNTKKQKSLLKAKAKEYNKFVTAGSDFHGISTSDTGHGLVGCVSLSNEELAIFVNKLES is encoded by the coding sequence ATGTACAACAGAGGTGATTTCCATCTTCATACAAATGCATCTGATGGAAAACTAAGTCCTAAGGAATTAATTCACGAGGCTTCTTTAAATGGATTAGATATTATTGCAATAACTGATCATGACACTACTTTAAATGTCGAGGAAGGAATTAGAGAAGGTATAAATAATAATATAAGGGTAATACCTGGTATAGAATTATCTACAGTTCATAATAATGAAAGCATCCATATTCTTGGATATTTTAAAGACGATGAATATAAAAATTTAGATTTTCAAAATTTTTTAAAAGATATAGATGATTTTAGAGTATTTAGAGGCAGAAAAATAGTAGAAAATCTAGATCTATTTTTCAAAATAAAATTAGACTACCAAAAGGTTCTAGATCAGGCAAAAGGGGTAATAGCTAGGCCACATATAGCTAAAGCCATAATTGATGCTGGCTATAAATATGATTGGAACTATATATTTGATACTTTTCTTTCAAACGATAGCCCTGCATATGTGCACATTAAAAGAATTCCAACAGCTGATGGTATAAGCCTATTAAAGAAGGTTAACGCATTAGTTGTACTTGCACATCCAGTTTTAATTAAAAAAACTTCTATAGATGAGATGTTAGGATTTGATTTTGATGGTATTGAAGCAGTTTATCCAGTAAACACAAAAAAACAGAAATCGCTCCTAAAAGCAAAAGCTAAAGAATACAACAAATTTGTTACTGCCGGTTCAGATTTTCATGGAATTTCAACATCTGACACTGGTCATGGCCTTGTTGGATGCGTTTCCTTAAGTAATGAAGAACTAGCTATCTTTGTAAATAAACTAGAATCATAA
- a CDS encoding aminotransferase class IV: MILMNGEENEDKISLDSGFFFGRGAFETILVKEEPILLANHIKRLNSGLNTLGVNKKITQEEIYEAVLKLNCKNCVFKIMVSEKNTIITTRQIPYKKSDYENGYSLGLSEVRRNAYSNLTYIKSFNYVENIIERGIIIDKGHNEALFLNTDGFLSEGAVSNIFFVKNETIYTPKIKCGLLPGIVREFVIQNSSAMGLIVEEGEFTYDQLVDAEGVFITNSIMGIMKVSKVDDKVLNQSTVVSEIKGYYDTYVQRYKG; the protein is encoded by the coding sequence ATGATACTTATGAATGGTGAAGAGAACGAGGATAAGATATCTTTAGATAGTGGATTTTTTTTCGGTAGGGGAGCATTTGAGACAATACTTGTCAAAGAAGAGCCAATTCTTCTTGCAAATCATATAAAAAGGTTAAACAGCGGGCTTAATACACTAGGAGTAAATAAAAAAATTACCCAGGAAGAAATTTATGAGGCTGTTTTAAAGCTTAATTGTAAAAATTGCGTGTTTAAAATTATGGTATCTGAAAAGAATACTATAATTACTACAAGGCAAATTCCGTATAAGAAGAGTGACTATGAAAATGGATATTCATTAGGGTTAAGTGAAGTTAGGCGAAATGCATATTCTAATTTGACATATATTAAATCATTTAATTATGTGGAAAATATAATTGAACGAGGTATTATTATAGATAAAGGGCATAATGAGGCTCTGTTTTTAAATACAGATGGATTTTTAAGTGAGGGAGCTGTAAGTAATATATTCTTCGTTAAGAATGAGACTATATATACACCGAAAATTAAATGTGGATTATTGCCAGGTATTGTGAGGGAGTTCGTTATTCAAAATTCATCAGCTATGGGATTAATTGTAGAGGAAGGAGAGTTTACATATGATCAATTGGTGGATGCTGAGGGTGTATTTATAACTAATAGTATTATGGGTATAATGAAGGTGAGTAAAGTTGACGATAAGGTTCTTAATCAAAGCACAGTTGTATCTGAAATAAAAGGGTATTACGATACATACGTACAAAGATACAAGGGTTAA